A single window of Microbacterium oryzae DNA harbors:
- a CDS encoding sugar-transfer associated ATP-grasp domain-containing protein produces the protein MPSTRLSPGPKLRYLVERARRIDVGSVIERAKEVHEQHGKAVPLVVADMLWSAARRDVAFQDYVDYDFAILSPEERATFMTHPVSAQLAARYAHPDHRLVFENKIEFNKRFDRFLRREWLVVEAGNADAVRAFVEKHGTIVAKVPVSHMGLGVHRYHAAEIDDWSAFHRGLLERDEVLLEQLIVQHADLAAVCPGTVNTTRITAFNDKKDVHILAIAQKFGRGAVSDQMSFGGFYTMLDDNGRAIGAGYDSHGHVHEKHPDTGFPIADFQLPFMAEVRAFIDEVARVVPEVQYVGWDVVVSPDGPVLVEGNWGAGVYENKPSVTGIRTGHKPRYRSAIGF, from the coding sequence ATGCCCTCGACCCGCCTGAGCCCCGGCCCCAAGCTCCGCTACCTCGTGGAGCGCGCGCGCCGCATCGACGTCGGCTCGGTGATCGAACGCGCCAAGGAGGTCCACGAGCAGCACGGCAAGGCCGTCCCGCTCGTCGTCGCCGACATGCTGTGGTCCGCCGCGCGCCGCGACGTCGCCTTCCAGGACTACGTCGACTACGACTTCGCGATCCTCAGCCCCGAGGAGCGCGCGACGTTCATGACCCATCCGGTCTCCGCGCAGCTCGCGGCCCGCTACGCGCACCCCGACCACCGTCTGGTGTTCGAGAACAAGATCGAGTTCAACAAGCGCTTCGACCGGTTCCTCCGTCGCGAGTGGCTGGTCGTCGAGGCCGGCAACGCCGACGCGGTCCGCGCCTTCGTCGAGAAGCACGGCACGATCGTCGCGAAGGTGCCCGTCAGCCACATGGGGCTCGGCGTGCACCGCTACCACGCAGCCGAGATCGACGACTGGTCGGCCTTCCACCGCGGCCTGCTGGAGCGCGACGAGGTCCTCCTCGAGCAGCTCATCGTGCAGCACGCCGACCTCGCCGCCGTCTGCCCCGGCACCGTCAACACCACGCGCATCACGGCGTTCAACGACAAGAAGGATGTCCACATCCTCGCGATCGCGCAGAAGTTCGGCCGCGGCGCGGTGAGCGACCAGATGTCGTTCGGCGGCTTCTACACGATGCTCGACGACAATGGTCGCGCGATCGGCGCCGGGTACGACTCGCACGGCCACGTGCACGAGAAGCACCCCGACACCGGCTTCCCCATCGCCGACTTCCAGCTGCCGTTCATGGCGGAGGTCCGCGCGTTCATCGACGAGGTCGCGCGCGTCGTCCCCGAGGTCCAGTACGTCGGCTGGGACGTGGTCGTCTCCCCCGACGGCCCGGTGCTCGTCGAGGGCAACTGGGGCGCCGGCGTCTACGAGAACAAGCCGTCGGTGACGGGCATCCGCACCGGCCACAAGCCCCGCTACCGCAGCGCCATCGGCTTCTGA
- a CDS encoding proteasome assembly chaperone family protein, whose protein sequence is MPAPRDLFERLADAPVVPGGLPLVVLLTGFTDAGGAVAGAIDYIREDLDPRPVAVFSNDVLLDYRARRPIVTFDKDHLTEFRPPRLELSLVHDALGQPFLLLSGYEPDFVWEAFADAVVAFAREFDVTGLTWVHAIAMPVPHTRGLGVTVSGNRSELIAAQSIWQPRTQVPATAGHLLEFRATEAGMLVAGFVLLIPHYLAETDYPAATLSAIDRIASSTGRVFDLDGLRRENVEYLGKVDEQIVANDELGRMITGLEERYDAYIANLSGGAEPSSTGLLHESDLPSADELAAELERYLATRPNSDEDKSN, encoded by the coding sequence ATGCCCGCCCCTCGAGACCTCTTCGAACGCCTCGCCGACGCACCCGTGGTTCCCGGCGGGTTGCCCCTGGTCGTTCTCCTGACGGGATTCACCGACGCCGGCGGCGCGGTCGCGGGAGCCATCGACTACATCCGCGAGGACCTGGACCCGAGACCCGTCGCGGTCTTCTCGAACGACGTGCTCCTCGACTACCGGGCGCGTCGGCCGATCGTCACGTTCGACAAGGACCACCTCACCGAGTTCCGCCCGCCGCGGCTCGAGCTCTCGCTCGTGCACGACGCGCTGGGGCAGCCGTTCCTCCTCCTCTCCGGCTACGAGCCCGATTTCGTGTGGGAGGCGTTCGCCGACGCCGTCGTGGCGTTCGCACGGGAGTTCGACGTGACCGGGCTCACATGGGTGCACGCCATCGCGATGCCCGTTCCGCACACGCGCGGTCTGGGTGTCACCGTGAGCGGCAACCGCAGCGAGCTCATCGCCGCGCAGTCGATCTGGCAGCCGCGCACGCAGGTGCCCGCGACCGCGGGCCATCTGCTGGAGTTCCGCGCGACGGAGGCCGGGATGCTGGTGGCGGGCTTCGTGCTCCTCATTCCGCACTACCTCGCGGAGACGGACTACCCCGCGGCGACGCTGTCGGCGATCGACCGCATCGCGTCGTCCACGGGGCGCGTATTCGACCTGGATGGCCTGCGCCGGGAGAACGTGGAGTACCTCGGCAAGGTCGACGAGCAGATCGTCGCGAACGACGAGCTGGGGCGCATGATCACGGGGCTCGAGGAGCGCTACGACGCCTACATCGCCAACCTCTCCGGCGGGGCCGAGCCCAGCTCGACCGGCCTGCTGCACGAGAGCGATCTGCCGAGCGCCGACGAGCTCGCCGCCGAGCTCGAGCGCTACCTCGCCACGCGCCCGAACAGCGACGAGGACAAGTCGAACTGA
- a CDS encoding RNA polymerase sigma factor: protein MTTATKASRSTAKKDEAAESEVVEETTQTAAAKKTTKKTAAKAAPAKKAKATKSTAKKTSDEDAETEDDVEIEDVDEVEEPKDDAKGDEKDDKKPVVEPLPTGAIVISSTDEEDVPVYSTQITGATADPVKDYLKQIGKVPLLNAAEEVDLAMRIEAGLFAEEKLSKMSAAEKSSQLGLDLQWVSRDGQRAKSHLLGANLRLVVSLAKRYTGRGMQFLDLIQEGNLGLIRAVEKFDYTKGFKFSTYATWWIRQAITRAMADQARTIRIPVHMVEVINKLARVQRQMLQDLGREPTPEELSKELDMTPEKVVEVQKYGREPISLHTPLGEDGDSEFGDLIEDTEAVVPADAVGFTMLQRQLESLLDSLSEREAGVIRMRFGLGDGQPKTLDQIGDTFGVTRERIRQIESKTMAKLRHPSRSQSLRDYLE from the coding sequence GTGACAACTGCCACGAAGGCTTCGCGGAGCACCGCGAAGAAGGACGAAGCCGCCGAGAGCGAGGTCGTCGAGGAGACGACGCAGACCGCCGCGGCGAAGAAGACGACCAAGAAGACCGCAGCGAAGGCCGCGCCGGCGAAGAAGGCGAAGGCGACCAAGAGCACGGCGAAGAAGACCTCCGACGAGGACGCCGAGACCGAGGACGACGTCGAGATCGAGGACGTCGACGAGGTCGAGGAGCCGAAGGACGACGCCAAGGGCGACGAGAAGGACGACAAGAAGCCGGTCGTGGAGCCGCTTCCGACGGGCGCCATCGTCATCAGCTCGACCGACGAGGAAGACGTCCCCGTCTACTCGACGCAGATCACCGGTGCCACGGCGGACCCGGTCAAGGACTACCTGAAGCAGATCGGCAAGGTGCCGCTCCTCAACGCCGCCGAGGAGGTCGACCTCGCCATGCGCATCGAGGCCGGCCTGTTCGCCGAGGAGAAGCTGTCGAAGATGTCGGCCGCGGAGAAGTCGAGCCAGCTCGGTCTCGACCTCCAGTGGGTCTCGCGCGACGGTCAGCGCGCCAAGAGCCACCTGCTCGGCGCGAACCTCCGACTGGTGGTCTCGCTGGCCAAGCGCTACACCGGCCGCGGCATGCAGTTCCTGGATCTCATCCAGGAGGGCAACCTCGGTCTCATCCGCGCGGTGGAGAAGTTCGACTACACCAAGGGCTTCAAGTTCTCCACGTACGCCACGTGGTGGATCCGCCAGGCGATCACCCGCGCGATGGCCGACCAGGCCCGCACCATCCGCATCCCGGTGCACATGGTCGAGGTCATCAACAAGCTCGCGCGCGTCCAGCGGCAGATGCTGCAGGACCTCGGCCGCGAGCCCACGCCCGAGGAGCTCTCCAAGGAGCTCGACATGACGCCCGAGAAGGTCGTGGAGGTGCAGAAGTACGGCCGCGAGCCGATCTCGCTGCACACCCCGCTGGGCGAGGACGGCGACAGCGAGTTCGGCGACCTCATCGAGGACACCGAGGCGGTCGTCCCGGCCGACGCGGTGGGCTTCACCATGCTGCAGCGTCAGCTGGAGAGCCTGCTCGACTCGCTCTCCGAGCGCGAGGCGGGCGTGATCCGCATGCGCTTCGGCCTCGGCGACGGCCAGCCGAAGACGCTCGACCAGATCGGCGACACGTTCGGCGTGACGCGTGAGCGCATCCGCCAGATCGAGTCCAAGACCATGGCGAAGCTGCGTCACCCGAGCCGCTCGCAGTCGCTGCGGGACTACCTCGAGTGA
- a CDS encoding coenzyme F420-0:L-glutamate ligase — MSGEANEGKLLEVEVDGARYQRIPLRTRVVMPGDEIDAIIAEYAKDAVRPGDLLFVTEKIVAIMQGRSYMMDEIRPRKLATFLSKYVTKTAYGIGLGIPETMEMALREVGTPRILFAAGVSAVTKLLGRRGDFYRIAGDKARAIDGPTPGTIPPYNRAVVLGPERPREVAAHVRSLLGVDADVAVVDINDIGGNILGSTLDKAGEKRLVRILRDNPLGQGHQSTPLGIIREV, encoded by the coding sequence GTGAGCGGCGAGGCGAACGAGGGCAAGCTCCTCGAGGTCGAGGTCGACGGTGCGCGCTACCAGCGCATCCCGCTGCGCACGCGCGTGGTCATGCCGGGCGACGAGATCGACGCGATCATCGCCGAGTACGCGAAGGACGCCGTCCGACCGGGTGACCTGCTGTTCGTGACGGAGAAGATCGTCGCGATCATGCAGGGCCGCTCGTACATGATGGACGAGATCCGCCCGCGGAAGCTCGCGACGTTCCTGTCGAAGTACGTCACGAAGACCGCGTACGGCATCGGGCTCGGCATCCCCGAGACCATGGAGATGGCGCTGCGCGAGGTCGGCACGCCGCGGATCCTCTTCGCGGCGGGCGTCTCCGCCGTGACGAAGCTCCTCGGACGACGCGGTGACTTCTACCGCATCGCCGGCGACAAGGCGCGCGCCATCGACGGTCCGACGCCCGGCACCATCCCGCCGTACAACCGCGCGGTGGTGCTCGGGCCCGAGCGGCCGCGCGAGGTCGCCGCGCACGTGCGGTCGCTGCTCGGCGTGGACGCCGACGTCGCCGTCGTCGACATCAACGACATCGGCGGCAACATCCTCGGCTCGACGCTCGACAAGGCGGGAGAGAAGCGCCTCGTGCGCATCCTCCGCGACAACCCGCTCGGCCAGGGGCACCAGTCGACGCCGCTGGGGATCATCCGCGAGGTCTGA
- a CDS encoding alanine racemase translates to MTSQRLRTAAPLGRVSTSALAANLQDAPAQAVGDLRRDAWGHGLLTVARALRAAGVERVRADGPDVAVVEEIGLTATADEPTLAMPRVLGLPGAGGEPVLSLVAPILSTKRLLAGEGVSYGFIHRAPADTRVALVPGGYAQGVVRALGSRAHVDVDGRRCPIVGRVAMDVCVVDIGDAPDAQPGDEVVYFGAGAVRDELAEWMAVTGLTGGELASRIGLGVEREVVA, encoded by the coding sequence GTGACTTCGCAGCGCCTTCGGACCGCGGCGCCCCTCGGGCGCGTGTCGACCTCGGCCCTCGCCGCGAACCTGCAGGACGCCCCCGCCCAAGCCGTCGGCGACCTGCGTCGCGACGCCTGGGGGCATGGCCTCCTCACGGTCGCCCGCGCCCTGCGCGCAGCGGGCGTCGAGCGGGTGCGGGCGGATGGCCCGGATGTGGCGGTCGTCGAGGAGATCGGGCTCACCGCCACCGCCGACGAGCCGACGCTGGCGATGCCGCGCGTGCTGGGCCTTCCGGGCGCCGGCGGCGAGCCGGTGCTGTCGCTGGTCGCGCCCATCCTCTCGACCAAGCGCCTCCTCGCCGGCGAGGGCGTGTCGTACGGGTTCATTCACCGCGCGCCGGCCGACACGCGCGTCGCGCTCGTCCCCGGCGGCTACGCGCAGGGGGTCGTCCGCGCGCTCGGGAGTCGCGCGCACGTCGACGTCGACGGGCGCCGCTGCCCGATCGTCGGGCGCGTCGCGATGGACGTCTGCGTCGTCGACATCGGCGATGCGCCCGACGCGCAGCCGGGCGACGAGGTCGTGTACTTCGGCGCGGGCGCCGTCCGCGACGAGCTGGCCGAGTGGATGGCCGTCACCGGCCTGACGGGCGGCGAGCTCGCCTCGCGCATCGGCCTCGGCGTCGAGCGGGAGGTGGTCGCGTGA